In one window of Mus pahari chromosome 3, PAHARI_EIJ_v1.1, whole genome shotgun sequence DNA:
- the Scrt2 gene encoding transcriptional repressor scratch 2 — protein MPRSFLVKKIKADGFQCSGVPAPTYHPLETAYVLPGTRGPPGDNGYVAHCLPPSGYDGEQKPGLELAPAEPAYPAAASEEYSDPESPQSSLSARYFRGEAAVTDSYSMDAFFISDGRSRRRRAGAGGDAAGAGDAGGGGGGGGGGERAGRSGATAGGGHRHACAECGKTYATSSNLSRHKQTHRSLDSQLARKCPTCGKAYVSMPALAMHVLTHNLRHKCGVCGKAFSRPWLLQGHMRSHTGEKPFGCAHCGKAFADRSNLRAHMQTHSAFKHYRCRQCDKSFALKSYLHKHCEAACVKAAEPPPPAGPAS, from the exons ATGCCGCGTTCCTTCCTGGTGAAGAAGATCAAAGCGGATGGCTTCCAGTGCAGCGGGGTGCCAGCCCCCACCTACCACCCCCTGGAGACTGCCTACGTGCTGCCCGGCACCCGCGGGCCTCCGGGGGACAACG GTTATGTGGCACACTGTCTGCCCCCCAGCGGTTACGATGGCGAGCAGAAGCCTGGGCTGGAGCTGGCGCCCGCCGAGCCCGCCTACCCGGCCGCGGCGTCGGAAGAGTACAGCGACCCCGAGAGCCCACAGTCCAGCCTGTCGGCGCGCTACTTCCGCGGGGAGGCGGCCGTGACCGACAGCTACTCCATGGACGCCTTCTTCATCTCTGACGGGCGTTCGCGGCGGCGCCGGGCCGGAGCTGGCGGGGACGCGGCGGGCGCAGGGGACGcgggcggcggcggtggcggcggcggaggcggggAGCGCGCGGGGCGCTCGGGGGCGACGGCGGGAGGCGGGCACCGGCACGCATGCGCAGAGTGCGGCAAGACGTACGCCACGTCGTCGAACCTGAGCCGCCACAAGCAGACGCACCGCAGCCTGGACAGCCAGCTGGCGCGCAAGTGCCCGACGTGCGGCAAGGCTTACGTGTCCATGCCCGCGCTCGCCATGCACGTGCTCACGCACAACCTGCGCCACAAGTGCGGCGTGTGCGGCAAGGCCTTCTCCCGGCCCTGGCTGCTCCAGGGCCACATGCGCTCGCACACCGGCGAGAAGCCCTTCGGCTGCGCGCACTGCGGCAAGGCCTTCGCCGACCGCTCCAACCTGCGCGCGCACATGCAGACGCACTCGGCCTTCAAGCACTACCGCTGCCGCCAGTGCGACAAGAGCTTCGCGCTCAAGTCCTACCTCCACAAGCACTGCGAGGCCGCGTGCGTGAAGGCCGCCGAGCCGCCGCCTCCCGCCGGCCCGGCCAGCTGA